The following coding sequences lie in one Arachis ipaensis cultivar K30076 chromosome B03, Araip1.1, whole genome shotgun sequence genomic window:
- the LOC110269681 gene encoding uncharacterized protein LOC110269681, with amino-acid sequence MKIGLCSRRSSTSIFKWRLFPTTINKVSPIYMPPIFRVDNIRKWNWGGHVLEFIIKGISKHHLKKKKSIDGCLYALMIVYFHESKQKNKNADAILGPPWVRHWTKELLLQRIKDETHGHMGIVKRTELKKKLKTMKKEEKKEKKRKTKKKEDISSESNIAISSESKSEQDSEESTKTRKQPTRIAKK; translated from the exons ATGAAGATCGGCTTATGTTCAAGAAGGTCTTCAACCTCTATATTCAAATGGCGCTTATTTCCGACAACAATAAACAAAGTTTCTCCAATCTACATGCCTCCAATTTTTCGTGTGGACAACATAAGGAAGTGGAACTGGGGTGGCCATGTCCTCGAATTCATCATCAAGGGCATAAGCAAGCACcacttgaaaaagaaaaaatccatTGATGGCTGCCTATATGCCTTGATGATTGTATACTTTCATGAATCGAAACAAAAAAACAAGAATGCTGATGCAATTCTTGGACCGCCCTGGGTGAGGCATTGGACTAAGGAGTTACTGCTTCAAAGGATCAAAGATGAAACTCACGGTCATATG GGCATCGTCAAGAGGACAGAACTGAAAAAGAAATTGAAGAcaatgaaaaaggaagaaaagaaggaaaaaaagagaaagacaaAAAAGAAGGAGGACATTTCATCGGAGAGTAATATTGCTATTTCCTCTGAGTCTAAGTCTGAACAAGACTCAGAGGAATcaacaaaaacaagaaaacaacCAACCAGAATAGCAAAAAAGTAA